The following proteins are co-located in the Pan troglodytes isolate AG18354 chromosome 5, NHGRI_mPanTro3-v2.0_pri, whole genome shotgun sequence genome:
- the ZNF292 gene encoding zinc finger protein 292 isoform X4 encodes MADEEAEQERLSCGEGGCVAELQRLGERLQELERQLRESRVPAVEAATDYCQQLCQTEGAGLATCIELCVKALRLESTENTEVKISICKTISCLLPDDLEVKRACQLSEFLIEPTVDAYYAVEMLYNQPDQKYDEENLPIPNSLRCELLLVLKTQWPFDPEFWDWKTLKRQCLALMGEEASIVSSIDELNDSEVYEKVVDYQEESKETSMNGLSGGVGANSGLLKDIGDEKQKKREIKQLRERGFISARFRNWQAYMQYCVLCDKEFLGHRIVRHAQKHYKDGIYSCPICAKNFNSKETFVPHVTLHVKQSSKERLAAMKPLRRLGRPPKITTTNENQKTNTVAKQEQRPIKKNSLYSTDFIVFNDNDGSDDENDDKDKSYEPEVIPVQKPVPVNEFNCPVTFCKKGFKYFKNLIAHVKGHKDNEDAKRFLEMQSKKVICQYCRRHFVSVTHLNDHLQMHCGSKPYICIQMKCKAGFNSYAELLTHRKEHQVFRAKCMFPKCGRIFSEAYLLYDHEAQHYNTYTCKFTGCGKVYRSQGELEKHLDDHSTPPEKVLPPEAQLNSSGDSIQPSEVNQNTAENIEKERSMLPSENNIENSLLADRSDAWDKSKAESAVTKQDQISASELRQANGPLSNGLENPATTPLLQSSEVAVSIKVSLNQGIEDNFGKPENSTVEGSGEALVTDLHTPVEDTCNDLCHPGFQERKEQDCFNDAHVTQNSLVNSETLKIGDLTPQNLERQVNNLMTFSLQNQAAFQNNLPTSKFECGDNVKTSSNLYNLPLKTLESIAFVPPQSDLSKSLGTPSVPPKAPVQKFSCQVEGCTRTYNSSQSIGKHMKTAHPDQYAAFKMQRKSKKGQKANNLNTPNNGKFVYFLPSPVNSSNPFFTSQTKANGNPACSAQLQHVSPPIFPAHLASVSTPLLSSMESVINPNITSQDKNEQGGMLCSQMENLPSTALPAQMEDLTKTVLPLNIDSGSDPFLPLPAESSSMSLFPSPADSGTNSVFSQLENNTNHYSSQIEGNTNSSFLKGGNGENAVFPSQVNVANNFSSTNAQQSAPEKVKKDRGRGPNGKERKPKHNKRAKWPAIIRDGKFICSRCYRAFTNPRSLGGHLSKRSYCKPLDGAEIAQELLQSNGQPSLLASMILSTNAVNLQQPQQSTFNPEACFKDPSFLQLLAENRSPAFLPNTFPRSGVTNFNTSVSQEGSEIIKQALETAGIPSTFEGAEMLSHVSTGCVSDASQVNATVMPNPTVPPLLHTVCHPNTLLTNQNRTSNSKTSSIEECSSLPVFPTNDLLLKTVENGLCSSSFPNSGGPSQNFTSNSSRVSVISGPQNTRSSHLNKKGNSASKRRKKVAPPLIAPNASQNLVTSDLTTMGLIAKSVEIPTTNLHSNVIPTCEPQSLVENLTQKLNNVNNQLFMTDVKENFKTSLESHTVLAPLTLKTENGDSQMMALNSCTTSINSDLQISEDNVIQNFEKTLEIIKTAMNSQILEVKSGSQGAGETSQNAQINYNIQLPSVNTVQNNKLPDSSPFSSFISVMPTKSNIPQSEISHKEDQIQEILEGLQKLKLENDLSPPASQCVLINTSVTLTPTPVKSTADITVIQPVSEMINIQFNDKVNKPFVCQNQGCNYSAMTKDALFKHYGKIHQYTPEMILEIKKNQLKFAPFKCVVPTCTKTFTRNSNLRAHCQLVHHFTTEEMVKLKIKRPYGRKSQSENVPASRSTQVKKQLAMTEENKKESQPALELRAETQNTHSNVAVIPEKQLVEKKSPDKTESSLQVITVTSEQCNTNALTNTQTKGRKIRRHKKEKEEKKRKKPVSQSLEFPTRYSPYRPYRCVHQGCFAAFTIQQNLILHYQAVHKSDLPAFSAEVEEESEAGKESEETETKQTLKEFRCQVSDCSRIFQAITGLIQHYMKLHEMTPEEIESMTASVDVGKFPCDQLECKSSFTTYLNYVVHLEADHGIGLRASKTEEDGVYKCDCEGCDRIYATRSNLLRHIFNKHNDKHKAHLIRPRRLTPGQENMSSKANQEKSKSKHRGTKHSRCGKEGIKMPKTKRKKKNNLENKNAKIVQIEENKPYSLKRGKHVYSIKARNDALSECTSRFVTQYPCMIKGCTSVVTSESNIIRHYKCHKLSKAFTSQHRNLLIVFKRCCNSQVKETSEQEGAKNDVKDSDTCVSESNDNSRTTATVSQKEVEKNEKDEMDELTELFITKLINEDSTSVETQANTSSNVSNDFQEDNLCQSERQKASNLKRVNKEKNVSQNKKRKVEKAEPASAAELSSVRKEEETAVAIQTTEEHPASFDWSSFKPMGFEVSFLKFLEESAVKQKKNTDKDHPNTGNKKGSHSNSRKNIDKTAVTSGNHVCPCKESETFVQFANPSQLQCSDNVKIVLDKNLKDCTELVLKQLQEMKPTVSLKKLEVHSNDPDMSVMKDISIGKATGRGQY; translated from the coding sequence TGAATTTCTTATTGAGCCTACAGTAGATGCGTATTATGCTGTGGAAATGTTGTATAATCAGCCAGACCAGAAATATGATGAAGAGAATCTTCCAATACCAAATTCTTTACGCTGTGAGCTGTTACTTGTATTGAAAACTCAATGGCCCTTTGATCCAGAATTCTGGGATTGGAAAACCTTGAAACGACAATGTCTTGCATTAATGGGAGAAGAAGCATCCATTGTGTCTTCAATAGATGAACTAAATGACAGtgaagtatatgaaaaagtgGTAGACTACCAAGAAGAGAGTAAAGAAACTTCTATGAATGGGCTTTCTGGTGGAGTTGGTGCTAATTCTGGCCTTCTTAAAGACATTGGTGATGAAAagcagaagaagagagagataaaACAGTTAAGAGAGAGGGGATTTATATCTGCTCGGTTTAGGAATTGGCAAGCCTACATGCAGTATTGTGTGTTGTGTGACAAAGAATTCCTTGGTCACAGAATAGTACGACATGCTCAGAAACATTACAAAGATGGAATTTATAGTTGCCCCATATGTGCAAAGAACTTTAATTCTAAAGAAACTTTTGTCCCTCATGTCACACTGCATGTTAAACAATCTAGTAAAGAGAGACTAGCAGCTATGAAACCATTAAGAAGATTGGGAAGGCCTCCAAAGATCACAACTACCAATGAAAATCAGAAGACTAATACTGTGGCTAAACAGGAGCAGCGACCTATAAAAAAGAATAGTCTCTATTCAACAGATTTTATAGTGTTTAATGACAATGATGGTTCAGATGATGAGAATGATGACAAAGATAAATCCTATGAGCCAGAAGTGATTCCAGTCCAGAAACCAGTACCTGTTAATGAATTTAATTGCCCTGTAACTTTTTGTAAAAAGGGctttaagtactttaaaaatttaattgctCATGTGAAGGGGCATAAAGATAATGAAGATGCCAAGCGCTTTCTTGAAATGCAGAGCAAAAAAGTTATTTGCCAGTACTGTAGGCGGCATTTTGTGAGTGTTACTCATCTCAATGATCACTTACAGATGCACTGTGGCAGTAAACCatatatctgtatacagatgaAATGTAAAGCTGGTTTTAATAGTTACGCCGAGCTTTTAACCCACCGAAAGGAGCATCAAGTCTTTAGAGCAAAATGTATGTTTCCTAAATGTGGAAGAATTTTTTCGGAAGCTTATTTACTATATGATCATGAAGCACAACATTATAATACGTACACTTGTAAGTTCACAGGTTGTGGTAAAGTTTATCGTTCTCAGGGTGAGCTGGAAAAGCATCTGGATGATCACAGTACTCCTCCTGAAAAAGTGCTGCCTCCTGAAGCCCAACTTAATTCATCTGGAGATTCCATTCAGCCTTCTGAAGTGAATCAGAACACAGCAGAGAATATTGAGAAAGAAAGATCTATGCTTCCTTCAGAAAATAACATTGAAAACAGCTTACTAGCAGATAGAAGTGATGCTTGGGATAAAAGCAAAGCAGAATCAGCTGTGACCAAACAAGACCAGATTTCTGCCTCTGAGCTCAGGCAAGCTAATGGACCATTGTCAAATGGTTTGGAAAACCCTGCTACTACTCCTCTACTTCAATCCAGTGAAGTAGCTGTGTCCATTAAGGTGTCTCTCAATCAGGGGATTGAGGATAACTTTGGAAAGCCAGAAAACTCAACTGTGGAAGGCAGTGGTGAAGCACTGGTCACAGACTTACATACGCCAGTTGAAGATACTTGTAATGATTTGTGTCATCCAGGTTTCCAGGAGAGAAAAGAACAAGATTGCTTTAATGATGCCCATGTTACTCAGAATTCTTTAGTAAATTCAGAAACTCTCAAAATAGGTGACCTTACCCCACAAAACTTAGAAAGACAGGTGAACAACTTGATGACCTTTTCTTTGCAAAATCAGGCAGCATTTCAAAACAATTTACCAACTTCCAAATTTGAATGTGGAGATAATGTTAAAACATCATCCAATCTTTATAATTTACCTCTTAAGACATTAGAAAGTATTGCATTTGTTCCACCGCAGTCCGACCTAAGTAAATCATTAGGAACTCCATCAGTGCCTCCAAAAGCTCCAGTTCAGAAATTCAGCTGCCAGGTCGAGGGATGTACTCGAACCTATAATTCTTCACAGAGTATTGGGAAACACATGAAGACAGCACACCCTGACCAATATGCTGCATTTAAAATGCAGCGCAAAAGTAAAAAAGGTCAGAAAGCTAACAACTTAAATACACCAAATAATGgaaagtttgtttattttttgccatCACCGGTGAACAGCTCAAATCCATTTTTTACATCACAGACCAAAGCCAATGGGAATCCTGCTTGTTCGGCCCAGTTGCAGCATGTCTCGCCTCCCATTTTTCCAGCTCATTTAGCAAGTGTGTCAACTCCATTGTTGTCCTCAATGGAAAGTGTCATAAATCCAAATATAACTTCTCAGGATAAAAATGAACAAGGTGGTATGTTATGTTCCCAAATGGAAAATTTACCTAGTACTGCCTTGCCAGCACAAATGGAAGATCTAACCAAAACAGTTCTGCCTTTGAATATTGACAGTGGCTCAgatcctttccttcctttaccTGCAGAAAGTAGTTCAATGTCTCTCTTCCCTTCACCAGCAGATAGTGGGACTAATTCTGTTTTTTCCCAActggaaaataatacaaatcatTATTCCTCACAGATTGAAGGAAACACTAATTCCTCCTTTCTAAAGGGGGGTAATGGTGAAAATGCAGTCTTTCCTTCACAAGTGAATGTTGCAAATAACTTCAGTAGCACCAATGCCCAACAGTCTGCAcctgaaaaagtcaaaaaagaccGTGGGCGGGGCCCaaatgggaaggaaagaaaacctaAGCACAACAAAAGGGCTAAATGGCCTGCAATTATCAGAGATGGGAAATTTATCTGTAGCAGGTGTTACAGGGCTTTTACTAATCCCAGATCACTGGGTGGGCACTTATCCAAGCGATCTTACTGTAAACCACTGGATGGAGCCGAAATTGCTCAAGAACTTCTACAGAGTAATGGACAGCCTTCTCTTCTTGCCAGCATGATTCTTTCCACAAATGCAGTAAATTTGCAGCAGCCACAACAATCTACCTTCAATCCAGAAGCATGTTTTAAAGATCCATCATTTCTACAGCTTCTTGCTGAAAATCGCTCGCCAGCATTTTTACCAAATACATTTCCTCGATCTGGTGTGACTAACTTTAATACCAGTGTCAGTCAAGAAGGTAGTGAAATTATTAAACAGGCTTTGGAAACTGCTGGCATTCCCAGTACATTTGAGGGTGCTGAAATGCTTTCTCATGTTTCAACAGGTTGTGTCTCTGATGCATCACAAGTAAATGCAACAGTGATGCCAAATCCAACTGTGCCACCCCTGTTGCACACTGTATGCCATCCAAACACCTTGCTGACCAACCAGAATAGGACGTCAAACTCCAAAACTTCCTCCATTGAGGAATGTAGCAGCTTGCCTGTTTTTCCAACAAATGACTTACTACTGAAGACTGTTGAAAATGGTTTGTGCTCTAGTTCATTTCCTAATTCTGGTGGGCCATCACAAAATTTTACCAGTAACAGTTCTCGTGTTTCTGTTATAAGTGGTCCTCAGAACACAAGATCCAGTCatttaaataaaaagggaaacagtgcttctaagagaagaaagaaagttgCTCCTCCACTAATTGCACCTAACGCTTCCCAAAACTTGGTAACAAGTGACTTAACAACAATGGGACTCATAGCAAAGAGTGTTGAAATCCCAACTACTAACCTTCATTCAAATGTAATTCCAACTTGTGAACCTCAGAGTTTGGTGGAAAATCTAACACAGAAATTAAATAATGTTAACAATCAGTTATTTATGACTGAtgtaaaagagaatttcaaaaccaGTCTTGAGTCCCATACAGTGTTAGCCCCTTTaacattaaaaactgaaaatggtgATTCCCAAATGATGGCTTTGAATTCATGCACAACCTCAATAAATTCTGATTTGCAGATTTCTGAAGACAATGTTATACAAAACTTTGAAAAGACTCTTGAAATTATTAAAACTGCTATGAATTCTCAAATACTTGAGGTAAAAAGTGGATCTCAGGGTGCTGGTGAAACATCACAAAATGCtcaaataaattataacattCAGCTTCCTTCAGTAAACACTGTGCAAAATAACAAATTACCCGATTCTTCTCCGTTTTCCTCCTTTATAAGTGTCATGCCAACAAAAAGTAACATTCCTCAGTCTGAAATATCACATAAGGAGGATCAAATACAGGAAATTTTAGAAggcttacaaaaattaaaattagaaaatgaccTATCCCCTCCAGCATCCCAATGTGTACTGATAAATACATCAGTGACACTGACTCCCACGCCTGTTAAATCAACTGCAGATATCACAGTTATTCAGCCAGTTTCTGAAATGATAAACATTCAATTTAATGACAAAGTTAATAAACCCTTTGTGTGTCAAAACCAAGGCTGTAACTACAGTGCTATGACAAAGGATGCACTATTTAAGCACTATGGTAAAATTCATCAATACACTCCAGAAATGATTCTTGAAATTAAGAAGAATCAATTGAAATTTGCTCCCTTTAAATGTGTAGTACCTACATGTACAAAAACATTTACAAGAAATTCTAACCTCCGGGCACACTGTCAGTTGGTGCATCATTTTACAACTGAAGAAATggtaaagttaaaaattaaaaggccTTATGGAAGAAAATCTCAGAGTGAAAATGTGCCGGCCTCACGAAGTACACAAGTGAAAAAACAGCTAGCTAtgacagaggaaaataaaaaggaatctcAGCCTGCTTTAGAATTGAGAGCGGAGACCCAAAATACCCACAGTAATGTAGCAGTGATCCCAGAAAAACaacttgtagaaaaaaaaagtcctgacaAAACAGAAAGTTCTTTACAAGTGATTACAGTTACTTCAGAACAATGTAATACAAATGcactcacaaacacacaaaccAAAGGACGGAAGATTAGgaggcataaaaaagaaaaggaggagaaaaaacgAAAGAAGCCAGTTTCCCAATCCCTTGAGTTTCCAACAAGATACAGTCCTTACAGACCTTATCGATGTGTTCACCAGGGATGCTTTGCTGCCTTTACAATACAGCAAAACTTGATTCTCCATTACCAGGCTGTACACAAATCAGATCTACCTGCATTTTCAGCAGAGGTCGAAGAGGAAAGCGAAGCTGgtaaagaaagtgaagaaactgaaactaAACAAACTTTGAAAGAATTTCGATGTCAGGTAAGTGACTGTTCTCGAATTTTCCAAGCAATTACTGGCCTAATACAACACTACATGAAACTTCATGAAATGACTCCTGAAGAAATTGAAAGTATGACTGCTTCAGTGGATGTTGGGAAATTTCCATGTGACCAGTTAGAGTGTAAATCTTCATTTACTACATATTTGAACTATGTTGTTCATCTAGAGGCAGACCACGGGATTGGACTAAGGGCAAGTAAAACAGAAGAAGATGGTGTATACAAATGTGATTGTGAAGGCTGTGACCGTATATATGCAACCCGGTCGAATCTCCTCCGACACATTTTTAATAAGCATAATGACAAACATAAGGCTCATTTGATTCGTCCGAGAAGATTAACACCAGGCCAGGAAAATATGTCAAGCAAGGCAAACCAAGAAAAATCAAAGTCTAAACATCGGGGGACAAAACACAGCAGATGtggaaaggaaggaataaaaatgCCCAAGACCAaacgaaagaaaaaaaataatttagaaaacaagAATGCAAAGATTGTGCAGATTGAAGAAAATAAGCCTTATTCTCTGAAACGTGGGAAGCATGTATATTCTATAAAGGCTAGAAATGATGCCCTGTCTGAGTGTACAAGCAGATTTGTAACCCAGTATCCATGTATGATAAAGGGATGTACTTCAGTTGTTACAAGTGAAAGCAATATAATTAGACATTATAAGTGCCATAAATTATCTAAGGCATTTACATCACAACACCGAAATCTTCTTATTGTATTCAAACGGTGTTGCAACTCACAAGTAAAGGAAACGTCTGAGCAAGAAGGTGCTAAGAATGATGTGAAAGATTCTGACACTTGTGTATCAGAGAGCAATGATAATTCAAGAACAACAGCTACAGTTTCACAAAAGgaagttgaaaaaaatgaaaaagatgaaatgGATGAACTAACAGAATTGtttattacaaaattaataaatgaagatAGCACAAGTGTAGAGACCCAAGCTAATACTTCTTCAAATGTAAGTAATGATTTTCAGGAAGATAACCTCTGCCAGtcagaaagacaaaaagcaaGTAATTTGAAGAGagttaataaggaaaaaaatgtctcacaaaataaaaaaaggaaagttgaaaAAGCTGAACCAGCATCAGCAGCTGAGTTAAGTAGCGTGCGTAAAGAAGAAGAAACTGCTGTTGCCATTCAAACCACTGAGGAGCATCCTGCATCTTTTGACTGGAGCTCTTTTAAGCCAATGGGATTTGAAGTATCATTTCTGAAGTTTCTTGAGGAGTCTGCagtgaagcagaagaaaaatactgACAAAGACCATCCGAATACTGGAAACAAAAAAGGATcccattcaaattcaagaaaaaatattgataagACTGCTGTGACTAGTGGAAATCATGTATGTCCTTGTAAAGAAAGCGAAACATTTGTACAGTTTGCCAATCCATCACAGCTTCAGTGCAGTGATAATGTAAAAATTGTTTTAGACAAGAATCTTAAAGATTGCACTGAGCTTGTCTTAAAGCAACTTCAGGAAATGAAACCTACCGTCAGTCTGAAAAAACTTGAAGTACATTCAAATGATCCAGATATGTCTGTTATGAAAGATATCAGTATAGGTAAAGCCACAGGCAGAGGTCAGTACTGA